A window of the Thermoleophilia bacterium SCSIO 60948 genome harbors these coding sequences:
- a CDS encoding division/cell wall cluster transcriptional repressor MraZ, which translates to MAFRGENEHNLDSKDRLTIPSRHRDQLAEGVVLMKALDPCVSVFPAAAFDAFTKRSLGEINPLGRTGRMMTRRLNAGSFDDSLDSAGRVRIPQGLIEHAGLSGACTVIGVDDHLEIWDPERWAAEQAEIDAAADGLAEELAAADAGG; encoded by the coding sequence TTGGCCTTTCGTGGCGAGAACGAGCACAACCTGGACTCGAAGGACCGGCTCACGATTCCGTCCCGCCATCGAGACCAGCTCGCCGAGGGTGTCGTGCTGATGAAGGCCCTCGACCCCTGCGTCTCCGTGTTTCCCGCCGCCGCCTTCGACGCGTTCACGAAGCGCTCGCTCGGCGAAATCAATCCGCTCGGGCGGACCGGCCGGATGATGACCAGGCGCCTCAACGCAGGGTCCTTCGACGACTCACTCGACTCCGCCGGCCGCGTCCGGATCCCACAGGGCCTGATCGAGCACGCGGGTCTTTCCGGAGCGTGCACGGTGATCGGCGTGGACGACCACCTCGAGATCTGGGACCCGGAGCGCTGGGCCGCGGAGCAGGCGGAGATCGATGCGGCTGCCGACGGACTCGCCGAGGAGCTGGCGGCCGCCGACGCAGGCGGCTGA
- the rsmH gene encoding 16S rRNA (cytosine(1402)-N(4))-methyltransferase RsmH, which yields MPTGHEPVLADELIELVDPQPGERAVDCTFGFGGHAEALADRIGPTGELIAIDRDPSAELRFNEIEPELAAPATFVRAEFSEALAELASAGTRPDVIVLDLGVSSMQLDQAERGFSYSFDAPLDMRMDPTAGTSAAEAVNEWTETRLAEVLRDFGEERHARSIAREIVARRPFETTGELVEAIRDAVPPAYRFGRGHPAKRSFQALRIAVNDELGSLARALPTAWEMLAIGGRLAVISFHSLEDRPVKRFLAERSRGCVCPPELPECRCGGEPEATLLSRRAVVAADAELERNPRASSARLRVARKLTGPRI from the coding sequence ATGCCGACCGGCCACGAACCCGTCCTCGCCGATGAGCTCATCGAGCTCGTCGATCCGCAGCCCGGAGAGCGCGCCGTCGACTGCACCTTCGGATTCGGAGGCCACGCCGAGGCGCTCGCCGACCGGATCGGCCCCACTGGTGAGCTGATCGCGATCGATCGCGATCCGTCGGCCGAGCTGCGCTTCAACGAGATCGAGCCCGAATTGGCCGCCCCCGCCACGTTCGTCCGGGCCGAGTTCTCCGAGGCTCTCGCCGAACTCGCGTCCGCCGGCACGAGGCCCGACGTGATCGTCCTCGACCTCGGCGTCTCCTCGATGCAGCTCGACCAGGCTGAGCGCGGCTTCTCCTACTCCTTCGACGCCCCACTCGACATGCGGATGGACCCGACGGCGGGGACATCGGCCGCGGAGGCCGTGAACGAGTGGACCGAGACCCGGCTGGCCGAGGTCCTGCGGGACTTCGGCGAGGAGCGGCACGCGCGTTCGATCGCTCGCGAGATCGTCGCGCGCCGGCCGTTCGAGACGACGGGGGAGCTCGTCGAAGCGATCCGTGACGCGGTGCCGCCCGCCTACCGCTTCGGTCGCGGGCACCCGGCGAAGCGCAGCTTCCAGGCGCTGCGGATCGCGGTCAACGACGAGCTCGGATCGCTCGCGCGAGCGCTCCCGACCGCCTGGGAGATGCTCGCGATCGGCGGGCGCCTCGCGGTGATCTCGTTCCACTCGCTCGAAGACCGTCCGGTCAAGCGGTTCCTGGCCGAGCGCTCACGCGGCTGCGTCTGCCCGCCCGAGCTTCCCGAGTGCCGCTGCGGTGGCGAACCCGAGGCCACTCTGCTCTCGCGCCGCGCCGTCGTCGCCGCCGATGCCGAGCTCGAGCGCAACCCCCGGGCGAGCTCCGCGCGCCTGCGTGTGGCTCGAAAGCTGACCGGACCGCGGATCTGA
- a CDS encoding penicillin-binding protein 2 — MKLIERRVGLLFASFCLLFALILLRAAWIQGVQGDSLSASAQSQQTQEIVVPGTRGAILDRDGTELAVSQDAVSVYATPYQVKDPARVATKLSPILDVPRDELLEAMSDRQSGFAYLARKVDLDAAAELDELGLAGIGTLPDSKRIYPQGDLAAQLIGGVGIDNDGLVGLEATEEDLLKGDDGERAITTDALGDELERDTIDPESVGEDLKLTIDAPIQAKTEEVLAGIQEKYSPKGATAIVMNPQTGEILAMASTPTFDPAEIDRATPEELRNMATGFVYEPGSTFKAFTVAGALEDDVVTPNTEFTLPPFIQVADRKIGESHPRGTIVATTADILAQSSNVGAVMIGLALNKAGGDERFDYWIHRFGFGKPTGLGFTGEEMGLMTDPEDYSGSTMGNLPIGQGLSVTPIQMAQAYAAIANGGILRTPRLLLSRGGEHVDPAEGTRVISEDNALELRKMLEGVLGAGGTASEVNVPGYELAGKTGTAEKVIDGEYSTTKYVASFVGFAPAINPKLLGVVVVDEPEGDYYGGSVAAPGFEEIAQFALPTMGIAPE; from the coding sequence GTGAAGCTGATCGAACGCAGGGTCGGGCTCCTGTTTGCGAGCTTCTGCCTGCTGTTCGCGCTGATCCTCCTTCGTGCCGCTTGGATCCAGGGAGTCCAGGGGGACTCGCTGTCGGCGAGCGCGCAGTCCCAGCAGACCCAGGAGATCGTGGTGCCCGGGACCCGGGGTGCGATCCTCGACCGCGACGGCACCGAGCTCGCGGTCTCCCAGGACGCGGTCTCCGTCTACGCGACGCCCTACCAGGTCAAGGATCCCGCACGGGTGGCGACGAAGCTCTCGCCGATCCTCGACGTGCCGCGCGACGAGTTGCTCGAGGCGATGTCCGACCGCCAGTCCGGTTTCGCCTACCTCGCCCGCAAGGTCGACCTCGACGCGGCCGCCGAGCTCGATGAGCTCGGCCTGGCGGGGATCGGCACGCTGCCCGACTCGAAGCGGATCTACCCGCAGGGCGATCTCGCCGCGCAGCTGATCGGCGGAGTCGGGATCGACAACGACGGCCTCGTCGGGCTCGAGGCGACCGAGGAGGACCTGCTCAAGGGCGACGACGGCGAGCGCGCGATCACGACGGACGCGCTCGGCGACGAGCTCGAGCGCGACACGATCGACCCCGAGTCGGTCGGCGAGGACCTCAAGCTGACCATCGACGCCCCGATCCAGGCGAAGACCGAGGAGGTCCTGGCGGGAATCCAGGAGAAGTACAGCCCGAAGGGCGCGACCGCGATCGTGATGAACCCGCAGACGGGCGAGATCCTCGCGATGGCCTCGACCCCGACCTTCGATCCCGCGGAGATCGATCGGGCGACCCCCGAGGAGCTCCGCAACATGGCGACGGGCTTCGTCTACGAGCCGGGCTCCACCTTCAAGGCGTTCACCGTCGCCGGCGCGCTCGAGGACGATGTGGTGACGCCGAACACCGAGTTCACGCTGCCGCCGTTCATCCAGGTCGCCGACCGCAAGATCGGCGAGAGCCACCCCCGCGGCACGATCGTCGCGACGACGGCCGACATCCTCGCCCAGTCGTCGAACGTAGGCGCGGTGATGATCGGTCTCGCCCTCAACAAGGCGGGTGGCGACGAACGCTTCGACTATTGGATCCACCGCTTCGGATTCGGCAAGCCGACCGGGCTGGGGTTCACGGGCGAGGAGATGGGGCTGATGACCGATCCCGAGGACTACTCGGGATCCACGATGGGCAACCTTCCGATCGGCCAGGGTCTGTCGGTGACGCCGATCCAGATGGCACAGGCCTATGCGGCGATCGCGAACGGCGGCATCCTGCGCACCCCGCGTCTGCTCCTGTCGAGGGGCGGCGAGCACGTCGACCCGGCCGAGGGCACCCGCGTGATCTCGGAGGACAACGCGCTCGAGCTGCGCAAGATGCTCGAGGGCGTTCTCGGGGCCGGCGGTACGGCCTCCGAGGTCAACGTCCCCGGCTACGAGCTGGCGGGCAAGACGGGTACCGCGGAGAAGGTCATCGACGGCGAGTACTCGACGACGAAGTACGTGGCCTCGTTCGTCGGCTTCGCGCCCGCCATCAACCCGAAGCTGCTCGGGGTCGTGGTCGTCGACGAGCCCGAGGGGGATTACTACGGCGGCAGCGTCGCGGCGCCCGGGTTCGAGGAGATCGCGCAGTTCGCATTGCCGACGATGGGCATCGCACCCGAGTGA
- a CDS encoding UDP-N-acetylmuramoyl-L-alanyl-D-glutamate--2,6-diaminopimelate ligase, producing MLAGAEVSRVDGDPDLEIGSLVYDSRRAEPGSLFFCVPGHVTDGHDFARYAVDAGASALVLERDVEVAPGVTKVYVADARSAMAQAASRFYDEPTESLRVAGITGTNGKTTTAFLVRHVLESLGLRTGLLGTVKQVVGGVEEPVERTTPEAIDLQRTFRRMVDAGDRFCAIEVSSHALALRRTLGIRFAVATFTNLTQDHLDFHVDMEDYFQAKRRLFVAERSERHAINADDEYGRRLLAESDDAISFSASGAPGATLRALDVSFDALGSRFVCTDGDQQVEVTSGLPGLFNVENLLAALATLRCLGFGLVEVAEALSTAPRVPGRFEPIDEGQGFGVLVDYAHTPDSLDNVLRSARPLTTGRLISVFGCGGDRDRAKRPLMGEIGARLSDLAIVTSDNPRSEDPERIVDEVLEGARAAQGGGELRAVVDREQAIADALAVAEPGDTVVIAGKGHEQGQEFAGGRKIPFDDRDVAREALRRLADGQVARR from the coding sequence CTGCTCGCAGGCGCGGAGGTCAGCCGCGTCGACGGCGATCCCGACCTCGAGATCGGATCGCTCGTCTACGACAGCCGCCGGGCCGAGCCCGGGAGCCTGTTCTTCTGCGTGCCGGGGCACGTGACCGACGGCCACGACTTCGCCCGCTACGCCGTCGACGCCGGCGCGTCGGCGCTCGTCCTCGAGCGCGACGTCGAGGTCGCGCCCGGGGTCACGAAGGTCTACGTCGCCGACGCGCGCTCGGCGATGGCCCAGGCGGCCTCGCGCTTCTACGACGAGCCGACCGAGAGCCTGCGGGTCGCCGGGATCACGGGCACGAACGGCAAGACGACTACCGCCTTCCTCGTCCGCCACGTGCTCGAATCGCTCGGCCTGCGGACCGGCCTGCTCGGCACGGTGAAGCAGGTCGTCGGCGGGGTGGAGGAGCCGGTCGAGCGCACGACGCCCGAGGCGATCGACCTCCAGCGCACCTTCCGCCGGATGGTCGACGCAGGTGACCGCTTCTGCGCGATCGAGGTCTCCTCGCATGCGCTCGCGCTGCGCCGCACGCTCGGTATCCGATTCGCCGTCGCGACGTTCACGAACCTGACCCAGGACCACCTCGACTTCCACGTCGACATGGAGGACTACTTCCAGGCCAAGCGCCGGCTGTTCGTCGCCGAGCGATCGGAACGCCACGCGATCAACGCCGACGACGAGTACGGGAGGCGGTTGCTCGCCGAGTCCGACGACGCGATCTCGTTCTCGGCCTCCGGCGCGCCCGGCGCGACGCTGCGCGCGCTCGACGTCTCCTTCGACGCGCTCGGCAGCCGCTTCGTCTGCACCGACGGCGATCAACAGGTCGAGGTGACGAGCGGGTTGCCGGGGCTGTTCAACGTCGAGAACCTGCTTGCCGCACTGGCGACGCTGCGCTGCCTCGGCTTCGGTCTCGTCGAGGTCGCCGAGGCGCTCTCCACCGCCCCGAGGGTCCCCGGCCGCTTCGAACCGATCGACGAGGGGCAGGGCTTCGGCGTCCTCGTCGACTATGCCCACACCCCCGACTCGCTCGACAACGTGCTGCGCTCGGCGCGGCCGCTGACGACGGGCCGGCTGATCTCCGTGTTCGGCTGCGGCGGCGATCGCGACCGCGCCAAGCGGCCACTGATGGGCGAGATCGGTGCCCGGCTCTCGGACCTCGCGATCGTCACATCGGACAACCCCCGCTCCGAGGACCCCGAGCGGATCGTCGACGAGGTGCTCGAGGGGGCCCGCGCAGCCCAGGGGGGCGGCGAGCTCCGCGCCGTGGTCGACCGCGAACAGGCGATCGCCGACGCGCTGGCCGTCGCCGAGCCCGGCGACACGGTCGTCATCGCCGGCAAGGGCCACGAACAGGGTCAGGAGTTCGCGGGCGGGCGGAAGATCCCGTTCGACGACCGCGACGTCGCGCGCGAGGCCCTGCGCCGCCTCGCCGACGGGCAGGTGGCGCGGCGATGA
- a CDS encoding UDP-N-acetylmuramoyl-tripeptide--D-alanyl-D-alanine ligase, with protein sequence MIELDPDRVASAMAAGLARRGGPGRPERGEIDSRQIEPGCLFFGLTGGARDGGEFAAAAIEAGAWGVVVERARAAELAGASPEGRDPWVFAVEDPLAALQALATEWRRELAVPVVGITGSVGKTSVKDMTRALLPVRAHASPENFNTEIGLPLTILSAPPETQVLVLEMAMRGAGQIAELCEIAEPDVAAITNVGPVHLELLGTIEAIAEAKAEILTGLKPGGRAVVPVDAEALAPHLDDTLDALTFGPGGDVFAREVIRGEGHTEALIATPDGEARFDLPFEESYNLINAVAAVAIGVALGHGPEAMATRTAGIAFSRLRGELIELPADGIRLINDCYNANPVSMTAAIDNLAATHAEGRRIGVLGGMAELGPDAPALHREVAAHARGAGIDLLIGVGELARDLSPDEWVAEPEQAVDVARRHSGRGDVILVKGSRSVGLERFTDGFVARGS encoded by the coding sequence ATGATCGAGCTCGATCCGGACCGGGTCGCCTCGGCGATGGCCGCCGGGCTCGCACGGCGTGGCGGACCGGGGCGTCCCGAGCGCGGCGAGATCGACTCGCGCCAGATCGAGCCGGGGTGCCTGTTCTTCGGTCTCACGGGCGGCGCCCGCGACGGTGGCGAGTTCGCGGCCGCGGCGATCGAGGCGGGAGCTTGGGGCGTCGTCGTCGAGCGCGCGCGCGCGGCCGAGCTGGCCGGAGCATCGCCCGAGGGACGCGATCCGTGGGTCTTCGCGGTCGAGGACCCGCTCGCTGCCCTCCAGGCGCTCGCAACGGAGTGGCGGCGCGAGCTGGCGGTGCCGGTCGTCGGGATCACCGGCTCGGTCGGCAAGACGTCGGTCAAGGACATGACGCGCGCGCTGCTTCCCGTCCGCGCACACGCGAGCCCCGAGAACTTCAACACTGAGATCGGGCTGCCGCTGACGATCCTCTCCGCGCCACCGGAGACCCAGGTCCTGGTGCTCGAGATGGCGATGCGCGGCGCCGGGCAGATCGCCGAGCTCTGCGAGATAGCCGAGCCCGACGTGGCCGCGATCACGAACGTGGGGCCGGTGCACCTCGAGTTGCTCGGCACGATCGAGGCGATCGCCGAGGCCAAGGCGGAGATCCTGACCGGGCTCAAACCCGGTGGCCGCGCGGTGGTGCCGGTCGACGCGGAGGCGCTGGCGCCGCACCTGGACGACACCCTCGACGCGTTGACGTTCGGTCCCGGTGGCGATGTCTTCGCCCGTGAGGTGATCCGCGGCGAGGGTCACACCGAGGCGCTGATCGCGACCCCGGACGGTGAGGCGCGCTTCGATCTGCCCTTCGAGGAGTCCTACAACCTGATCAACGCGGTCGCCGCGGTCGCGATCGGCGTCGCCCTCGGGCACGGGCCCGAGGCGATGGCGACGCGCACGGCGGGGATAGCCTTCTCGCGCCTTCGTGGCGAGCTGATCGAGCTCCCCGCCGACGGAATCAGGTTGATCAACGACTGCTACAACGCCAATCCGGTCTCGATGACGGCCGCGATCGACAACCTCGCGGCGACTCACGCCGAGGGTCGGCGGATCGGCGTCCTCGGCGGGATGGCCGAACTCGGCCCCGATGCCCCCGCGCTACACCGCGAGGTCGCCGCGCATGCACGCGGTGCCGGGATCGATCTGCTGATCGGCGTCGGCGAGCTCGCCCGCGACCTCTCGCCCGATGAGTGGGTCGCCGAGCCCGAGCAGGCGGTCGACGTCGCCCGGCGCCACAGCGGCCGCGGCGACGTGATCCTGGTCAAGGGCTCGCGCTCGGTCGGGCTCGAGCGCTTCACGGACGGCTTCGTGGCGCGCGGAAGCTGA
- a CDS encoding phospho-N-acetylmuramoyl-pentapeptide-transferase, whose translation MIAELTTTGSIDRGEVLISGMAAMLITLFLGPRFIEYLRVKEFGQQIREEGPEGHHSKAGTPTMGGLVIFLAVLVPYLVLSNRDWASLAVFGAALVAAGVGFADDWIKVSKRRSLGLSGRWKILAQLAIALGIWAVALGPADLEPQLTSRILFGGELYLGPVGYFVLIFLVIAGASNGVNLSDGLDGLAAGSCAIVLLAYMAISITIGLEGLALISACLIGASVGFLWFNAFPASIFMGDTGSLGLGAAIGALAVMTQTELLLVILGGIFVIEALSVAIQVIWFKSTRKRVFLMAPIHHHFEMLAWSETKIMLRFWIVAAVCGGTGYVLFQNSLG comes from the coding sequence ATGATCGCCGAGCTGACCACGACCGGGTCGATCGACCGTGGCGAGGTCCTGATATCGGGCATGGCGGCGATGCTGATCACGCTGTTCCTCGGGCCGCGGTTCATCGAGTACCTGCGGGTCAAGGAGTTCGGCCAGCAGATCCGCGAGGAGGGCCCGGAGGGCCATCACTCGAAGGCGGGCACGCCGACCATGGGCGGCCTCGTCATCTTCCTCGCCGTCCTCGTCCCCTACCTGGTGCTGTCGAACCGCGACTGGGCGAGCCTCGCCGTCTTCGGCGCCGCGCTCGTCGCCGCCGGCGTCGGATTCGCCGACGACTGGATCAAGGTCTCCAAGCGGCGCTCGCTGGGCCTCTCGGGGCGCTGGAAGATCCTCGCCCAGCTCGCGATCGCGCTCGGCATCTGGGCGGTCGCGCTCGGCCCGGCGGACCTCGAGCCGCAACTCACCTCGCGGATCCTGTTCGGCGGCGAGCTCTACCTCGGCCCGGTCGGCTACTTCGTGCTGATCTTCCTCGTCATCGCCGGCGCTTCCAACGGCGTCAACCTGAGCGACGGCCTCGACGGTCTGGCGGCTGGTTCGTGCGCGATCGTGCTGCTCGCCTACATGGCGATCTCGATCACGATCGGGCTCGAGGGGCTGGCGCTGATCTCCGCGTGTCTGATCGGCGCGTCGGTCGGCTTCCTGTGGTTCAACGCCTTTCCCGCGTCGATCTTCATGGGCGACACCGGGTCGCTCGGCCTCGGGGCCGCGATCGGCGCGTTGGCGGTGATGACGCAGACCGAGTTGCTGCTCGTGATCCTCGGCGGGATCTTCGTGATCGAGGCGCTGTCGGTCGCGATCCAGGTGATCTGGTTCAAGTCGACGCGAAAGCGCGTCTTCCTGATGGCCCCGATCCACCATCACTTCGAGATGCTCGCCTGGTCGGAGACCAAGATCATGCTCCGCTTCTGGATCGTCGCCGCGGTCTGCGGCGGGACGGGATACGTGCTCTTCCAGAACTCCCTCGGCTAG
- the murD gene encoding UDP-N-acetylmuramoyl-L-alanine--D-glutamate ligase produces the protein MVLDRPLKPRPPLPGGPYLVVGLARSGQAIARTLRALGEEVRAADSGHPEGAEGLEALGVELHLDADGLELIDGARCVVKSPGVPSHAPAIEAARTRGKPVLGELELAWRLLPNRFVAITGTNGKTTVTELLGHVWRTAGEPVAVAGNVGTPLSSLAGTLDPDATVVCECSSFQLEDTSEFAPECALILNLTPDHLDRHGDFAAYRDAKLRIFANQGNDDLAIYPADDPELASLDLGGCGSRVAFCSADAANPDCDVIVEPAAIVAGGEALVDRSELRILGPHNALNAAAAAAAALGMGLERDTVAEALRSFPGVAHRLELVARRDGVAYVNDSKATNVAAALAAITSFPSGVRVILGGSLKGGDFVGLGAAVAEHCASAHLTGPAAEPIARELEGAGSAGVDVSVAADLPAAVMAAHRAAKPGDTVLLAPACASFDAYENYERRGEHFRALVGEILRGEEER, from the coding sequence ATGGTTCTCGACCGTCCGCTCAAGCCGCGACCGCCGCTCCCCGGTGGGCCGTACCTGGTCGTCGGGCTGGCTCGGTCCGGGCAGGCGATAGCACGGACTCTGCGAGCGCTCGGGGAGGAGGTGCGGGCGGCCGATTCGGGACATCCCGAGGGCGCGGAAGGACTCGAGGCCCTCGGCGTCGAACTGCATCTTGATGCAGACGGACTCGAGCTCATCGACGGTGCGCGCTGTGTCGTCAAGAGCCCCGGGGTCCCGAGCCACGCGCCCGCGATCGAAGCGGCGCGGACTCGAGGCAAGCCCGTTCTCGGCGAGCTCGAGCTCGCCTGGCGCCTGCTCCCGAATCGCTTCGTCGCGATCACGGGCACGAACGGCAAGACCACGGTGACCGAGCTGCTCGGCCACGTCTGGCGGACCGCCGGGGAGCCCGTCGCGGTCGCCGGCAACGTCGGCACGCCGCTCTCATCGCTCGCCGGCACGCTCGACCCCGACGCGACGGTCGTCTGCGAGTGCTCGAGCTTCCAGCTCGAGGACACGAGCGAGTTCGCGCCCGAATGCGCGCTGATCCTCAACCTGACGCCGGATCACCTCGATCGCCACGGCGACTTCGCCGCCTACCGCGACGCCAAGCTTCGGATCTTCGCCAACCAGGGCAACGACGACCTCGCGATCTATCCCGCCGATGACCCGGAGCTCGCGAGCCTCGATCTCGGGGGCTGCGGCAGCCGCGTCGCCTTCTGCTCCGCCGATGCGGCGAACCCCGACTGCGACGTCATCGTCGAACCAGCCGCGATCGTCGCCGGCGGTGAGGCGCTCGTCGACCGCTCCGAGCTTCGGATCCTCGGCCCCCACAATGCGCTGAACGCCGCCGCGGCGGCAGCGGCGGCGCTCGGTATGGGCCTCGAACGCGACACGGTCGCCGAGGCGCTGCGGAGCTTTCCCGGCGTGGCCCACCGACTCGAGCTCGTAGCCCGCCGCGACGGGGTCGCCTACGTGAACGACTCGAAGGCGACGAACGTCGCCGCCGCGCTTGCGGCGATCACGTCGTTCCCGAGCGGGGTCCGCGTGATCCTCGGCGGATCGCTCAAGGGCGGCGACTTCGTGGGCCTCGGCGCCGCGGTGGCAGAGCACTGCGCCTCCGCTCATCTCACGGGGCCCGCCGCGGAGCCGATTGCGCGCGAGCTCGAGGGCGCGGGGTCCGCCGGTGTGGACGTCTCGGTCGCGGCCGACCTGCCGGCGGCCGTCATGGCCGCCCACCGCGCCGCGAAGCCGGGCGACACGGTGCTGCTCGCGCCGGCCTGCGCGAGCTTCGACGCCTACGAGAACTACGAGCGCCGGGGTGAGCACTTCCGTGCCCTGGTCGGCGAGATCCTGCGCGGCGAGGAGGAGCGGTGA
- the ftsW gene encoding putative lipid II flippase FtsW: MKLGSMLRGGSRKRGQNPVEYSLLLTATLCLLAFGVVMVFSASSTTSLFGESGDSAYYLKRTALFGVVCLGLLYFLSTRGVPLARRFTPVLLAGSIFLLVLLLVPGVATPINGAKRWIGSGFAQVQPSEFAKLALILYSVHLLAARPQMTRDLRSMGPVLLMVGLICALVVFQPDLGTAMISCFTIGALLIAAGARIRDIGKLAGVAAAVILVMILIEPYRMERLTGFINPGHDPAGSSFQLIQAEIAMGSGGLFGVGLGESLQKAFFLPEAHTDMIGAVIGEELGFVGIAMLVGLYGLFGYAGLRTAQKAKDRYGKLLAAGLTSLIVLQAILNLFALLGLAPLTGVPLPFVSYGNSSMLTMMVATGLLLHIARGGTASASAARPRASGGAERLRVIDGEAGAGRSARRAAKQPSRSQPSRAKGRHSRRGNGGSRRAGARGGRRAAR; the protein is encoded by the coding sequence GTGAAGCTCGGCTCGATGCTCCGCGGGGGTTCGCGAAAGCGCGGTCAGAACCCGGTCGAGTACTCGCTGCTGCTGACCGCGACCCTCTGCCTGCTCGCCTTCGGCGTGGTGATGGTCTTCTCGGCTTCCTCGACGACGTCGCTGTTCGGCGAGTCGGGCGACAGTGCCTATTACCTCAAGCGGACCGCCCTGTTCGGTGTCGTCTGCCTCGGGCTCCTCTACTTCCTGTCGACTCGCGGCGTCCCGCTCGCGCGGCGGTTCACGCCGGTCCTGCTCGCCGGATCGATCTTCCTACTCGTGCTGCTGCTCGTCCCGGGGGTCGCCACGCCGATCAACGGCGCCAAGCGCTGGATCGGCAGCGGCTTCGCCCAGGTCCAGCCCTCGGAGTTCGCGAAGCTCGCGCTGATCCTCTACTCGGTCCATCTGCTCGCCGCGCGCCCGCAGATGACGCGCGACCTGCGCTCGATGGGCCCGGTCCTGCTGATGGTCGGCCTGATCTGCGCCCTCGTCGTCTTCCAGCCCGACCTCGGCACGGCGATGATCTCGTGCTTCACGATCGGCGCCCTGCTGATCGCGGCCGGGGCACGGATCCGCGACATCGGCAAGCTCGCGGGGGTGGCCGCCGCGGTCATCCTCGTGATGATCCTGATCGAGCCCTACCGGATGGAGCGGCTCACCGGCTTCATCAACCCCGGCCACGACCCGGCCGGCTCGAGCTTCCAGCTGATCCAGGCCGAGATCGCGATGGGATCCGGTGGGCTGTTCGGAGTCGGGCTCGGCGAGAGCCTCCAGAAGGCCTTCTTCCTGCCCGAGGCGCACACGGACATGATCGGCGCGGTGATCGGCGAGGAGCTCGGATTCGTCGGCATCGCGATGCTCGTCGGGCTCTACGGCCTGTTCGGCTACGCGGGGCTCCGTACGGCCCAGAAGGCGAAGGACCGCTACGGAAAGCTCCTCGCCGCGGGCCTGACGTCGCTGATCGTGCTCCAGGCGATCCTCAACCTGTTCGCGCTGCTCGGCCTCGCGCCGCTGACCGGCGTGCCGCTGCCGTTCGTCTCCTACGGCAACTCGAGCATGCTGACGATGATGGTCGCCACCGGCCTGCTCCTACACATCGCGCGCGGCGGGACCGCGTCGGCGAGCGCCGCGCGCCCGCGAGCCTCCGGCGGCGCTGAGAGACTGAGGGTGATCGACGGTGAGGCCGGCGCGGGACGATCCGCCCGGCGCGCCGCCAAGCAGCCGAGCAGGAGCCAGCCGAGTCGTGCCAAGGGTCGTCATAGCCGCCGGGGGAACGGCGGGTCACGTCGTGCCGGCGCTCGCGGTGGCCGACGCGCTGCGCGCTGA